The DNA segment ATCCTGCCGTTATGCGACTCTATAATCTCTTTCGCTATCGAAAGACCCAAGCCCAGCCGCCCGGCTTTTTTGCCTTTGCTGCTGCTTTGATAAAAACTCTGAAACAGTTTGCCGGCGTCTTCCGGGTCAAGACCCTGGCCGGTGTCTTTCACCGCGACGCGCACCCGCCCTTCCTCCACCGCTTCCACTATAACCTTTATGGACCCGCCGCGCAATGTGTGTCTTATCGCGTTTTCCAGCAGATTCTGCAAAACCTGCGTTATCCGCCTGCGGTCCGCGCAAACCATGAAACTGCCGCGCACGTCGCTGGCGACCGAAACCTCTTTCTGCGCCGCCCGGCTGCGGGGCCCTTCAATGAGATTTTCCACAAGTTTTTCAATCTCGAAATAGTTTTTCTCAAGCCTGAACTTGCCTTTCTCTATGGAGGCCCAGTCAATCAGGTCGCCTATCAGCTGGGAGATCTGCTCTATCCCGCTGGTAATATAGGCAATCTTCTGGGCCTGCTCCTCGTTGGGAGTCAACGAGGTCACCAGCATCTCGAAACTTATCTGCAGCATCATCAGCGTGTTCGACAGGTCATGCGAAGCCATTGAAAGAAACTTCGATTTCATGTCGCTCAGATTGGTCAGTTCGCCGTTTTTCTTTTTCAGTTCCGCGACCAGATTCTTTATATTCTGCTCAAGGTAATATTTTTCCAGCGCTTTCTGGATGATCCGCTTTAGATACGCGAAATCAACCGGCTTGATCAGGAAATCATACACCGACTCCTGGATCGCTTTCACCGCAGTATCCAGCGACGCGTGCGCCGTCATCATCAGGATCTGGCTTTCGGTGTTGAGCCCGCGGATATCGCGGATAACTTCTATGCCGGTTTTGTCCGACAGGTTGAAATCCATCAGAATCACATGAAAAAACTGCGAAGCCACCAGTTCCATCGCCTGCGCGCCGCTGGCCGCCTGAAACACCTCATACCCCTCCATCGCCAGCAGATCCGCCAGCGTGTCCCGGAGATTGTCGTCATCGTCCACAATAAGTATCTTGGCTGCGCCGTCCATAGTCAGTTCCTCACGCCCGGGAATCGCCCGGATATACGGGTATATACATTCTGAAAGCCGTGCCGTGTCCAACCGCGCTTTCTATTTCCACCCGGCCTTTGTGCCGGTCTATCGCCTTTTTTACCACCGCCAGCCCCAACCCGGTGCCGCGGGCCTTGGTGGTGAAGAAAGGGGTGAAAATCTTTTCAATCACATCCGGCGCGATCCCGGACCCGGTGTCCGACACGCTCACCCGCGCGTATCCGCCGGACAGCGCCGATTCCACGGTCAGTTCCCCGCCCTCCGGCATCACCTCCAGCGCGTTGCCCAGCAGATTTCGGATCGCCTGCTTCATTTCCTCCGCGTCAATGCTGACTTCCGGGTTTTCCTGCGCGTAATACGTGACCACTTTCACGGTCTCCGGAACCGGATACGCCGCCATGATATCTTCCAGATAGTCGTTTATCCTCACCGGTTTGAGGATCAGCTCCCGCGTCCGGGCAAAACCGAGTATCTCGTTTATGATGCCGTTCGCCTGCTGGATTTCGGACTCGATAATGGAAAGATGCTTGCTGATTTTCGCATCCACCTCGCCACGGGCGTTCAGCTTGGCTTTTATAAAATACGCAGAGTTGTTTATTACCGCCAGCGGATTGCGGATCTCGTGGCTCACCACCGACGACATCTGCCCGATCGCCGCCAGCCGCTCTTTTTTTATCAGCTCCTCATGGGCGGATTTCAGCTCCCGCGTCCGCGCCTCCACCCGGCTTTCAAGCGAGCGGTTCAGATTTTCAAGCTCGCTTTTTGCGCTGAGCAGTTCGATCCGCTTGCGGTGTATGCTCTCGCTCATCTGCAGAAACGACTGCGCCAGATCGCCGATCTCGTCGTCAGGCATCCGCAGCGTCGGCAGCGACTCGAATTCCCCGTCGCCCAGCATTATCGCCGCTTCGCGCAGGGTGCGGATCGGCCGCGTAAGTATCAGCGAAAAAACATAGCCCACCGCGAAAATCCCCAGCACGAGTCCCGCAAGCAGGTGCAGCGTCTTCTCCATCATTTCGTCGGCGGGCCGGTAAATGATCGCAACCGGCTTCTGGATATACACCGTCCAGCCCAGATCCTTCACTCCGGCAAACGCGCCCAGCACCTGGGTTCCGTCCGCCAGCCGGATCTCCTTTCCGCCGCTCTGCCCGGGATAGCGGATCAGCACATCCGACACCTCGCGCGGCATTTTCGATTCCGGCGCAAACACCTGGCTCATATCGGAATGGGCGACAAGAAATCCGTCCCGCGCCACGATCGCCGCCTCCACGCCCGAAGCCGCCGGAAAACCGGTTTTGAGAATGCTGCTCAGCCCGTTGAGACTGAGTTTAACCAGAATCGCGCCTTTGGCTTTGCCCGTAGCGTTGTCAATAACCTGCACGCCCAGCGTTATTGTCGGATACTGCCGCATGAAACGCTCAAGCGAACCCATATACTCGCCGTTTTTCATCGTTTCGGCAAAAGCCGGTTCCTGCGCGAAACTGCGCAGTTCCGGCTCCTGCACGAACCGGTCGGCCCGGGCGGTTTCGTTGCC comes from the Elusimicrobiaceae bacterium genome and includes:
- a CDS encoding ATP-binding protein; amino-acid sequence: MNRKRGKLFTKLLLILLAVSLIPLMLVGYYMLSLSRRTLKQAALGDQQSLAAGMSDTAYTYVSSFRNVLFDAVRLPDFQGDGLAQKKAGLNRLMQIHAAFLEMSVVDSAGNETARADRFVQEPELRSFAQEPAFAETMKNGEYMGSLERFMRQYPTITLGVQVIDNATGKAKGAILVKLSLNGLSSILKTGFPAASGVEAAIVARDGFLVAHSDMSQVFAPESKMPREVSDVLIRYPGQSGGKEIRLADGTQVLGAFAGVKDLGWTVYIQKPVAIIYRPADEMMEKTLHLLAGLVLGIFAVGYVFSLILTRPIRTLREAAIMLGDGEFESLPTLRMPDDEIGDLAQSFLQMSESIHRKRIELLSAKSELENLNRSLESRVEARTRELKSAHEELIKKERLAAIGQMSSVVSHEIRNPLAVINNSAYFIKAKLNARGEVDAKISKHLSIIESEIQQANGIINEILGFARTRELILKPVRINDYLEDIMAAYPVPETVKVVTYYAQENPEVSIDAEEMKQAIRNLLGNALEVMPEGGELTVESALSGGYARVSVSDTGSGIAPDVIEKIFTPFFTTKARGTGLGLAVVKKAIDRHKGRVEIESAVGHGTAFRMYIPVYPGDSRA
- a CDS encoding hybrid sensor histidine kinase/response regulator — encoded protein: MDGAAKILIVDDDDNLRDTLADLLAMEGYEVFQAASGAQAMELVASQFFHVILMDFNLSDKTGIEVIRDIRGLNTESQILMMTAHASLDTAVKAIQESVYDFLIKPVDFAYLKRIIQKALEKYYLEQNIKNLVAELKKKNGELTNLSDMKSKFLSMASHDLSNTLMMLQISFEMLVTSLTPNEEQAQKIAYITSGIEQISQLIGDLIDWASIEKGKFRLEKNYFEIEKLVENLIEGPRSRAAQKEVSVASDVRGSFMVCADRRRITQVLQNLLENAIRHTLRGGSIKVIVEAVEEGRVRVAVKDTGQGLDPEDAGKLFQSFYQSSSKGKKAGRLGLGLSIAKEIIESHNGRIWAESEGNGKGSVFQFVIPTAAPAAEEAVQTEGAARQGTVTGEAI